Proteins found in one Methylobacterium sp. CB376 genomic segment:
- a CDS encoding class II aldolase/adducin family protein — MLDDHSDHDIAIDLPNDSAGRKRTSIYQPEQADLIFPDVPEFASYAEEREYRKKHLVAACRAFAMHGFDYGFAGHLTVRDPERPELYWTNPMCVHFSQVRMSNLILADHKGRVVEGRHAINRAGFVLHAAVHEEYPDVMAMCHAHTTYGTAWCATGRPLDMISQDAAAFYNSHAVIGASAGAVAVEEKSGLSVAQQIGLNRGVLHQNHGLLTCSRHSIDDAAFWFIALERACQQQLLIEATGIKPQVLSEKTARYSREHVGSDYIGWLHFQTLYSHIAETQPDMFE, encoded by the coding sequence ATGCTTGACGATCATTCCGACCACGACATCGCCATCGATCTGCCGAACGACAGCGCCGGCCGCAAGAGAACCTCGATCTATCAGCCTGAGCAGGCCGACCTGATCTTTCCGGATGTGCCGGAATTCGCCAGCTACGCTGAGGAGCGCGAGTACCGCAAGAAACACCTCGTTGCAGCCTGCCGCGCTTTCGCGATGCACGGCTTCGACTACGGCTTCGCCGGGCACCTCACGGTCCGCGACCCCGAGCGCCCGGAGTTGTACTGGACCAACCCGATGTGCGTGCACTTCTCCCAGGTGAGGATGTCCAACCTCATCCTGGCCGACCACAAGGGCCGCGTCGTCGAAGGCCGCCACGCGATCAACCGCGCCGGTTTTGTCCTGCACGCCGCCGTGCACGAAGAGTATCCCGACGTGATGGCGATGTGCCACGCGCACACGACCTACGGCACGGCTTGGTGCGCCACGGGCCGCCCGCTGGATATGATCAGCCAAGATGCGGCTGCTTTCTACAACAGCCACGCGGTGATCGGCGCTTCGGCGGGCGCTGTAGCGGTTGAAGAGAAGAGTGGACTCTCGGTTGCTCAGCAAATCGGCCTCAATCGTGGCGTGCTGCATCAGAACCATGGCCTGCTCACCTGCAGTCGCCACAGCATCGATGATGCGGCCTTCTGGTTCATCGCCTTGGAGCGGGCCTGTCAGCAGCAACTCCTGATCGAAGCCACCGGGATCAAGCCGCAGGTGCTGTCGGAGAAAACCGCCCGCTATAGCCGTGAGCACGTCGGGAGCGACTACATTGGCTGGCTGCATTTCCAGACGCTGTACAGCCACATCGCCGAGACGCAGCCAGATATGTTCGAGTGA
- a CDS encoding LysR family transcriptional regulator: protein MSDFDWNDLRAFLAVARAGRLTVAAQRMGIDHSTLSRRLSALESALGTRLFGRRPSGFVLTSDGERLLGDAERIESVAITLRARLDEASHQVSGTVRVGTPEAFGTTFLAPRLAQLFAAQPALEIELVANPRSFSLSKREADLAVTLTRPETGRLFARKLVDYALGLYAARSYAEAAEAIRTVDDLHRHRWVGYVEDLLWTSELNYLPQVSSAIHPQARISNVITQMEAVRGGAGLGILPHFLARGHPDLIAVLPQEVRIVRAYWLIAHADTRDLPRVRLVSEFLTRQAEAAGDAFWLAAP, encoded by the coding sequence ATGTCCGACTTCGACTGGAACGACCTGCGGGCCTTTCTGGCGGTTGCCCGGGCAGGGCGGCTGACGGTCGCCGCGCAGCGCATGGGGATTGATCACTCGACCCTGAGCCGCCGCCTCTCCGCCCTGGAGAGCGCCCTCGGTACGCGCCTGTTCGGACGCCGCCCGTCAGGCTTCGTCCTGACCAGTGACGGCGAGCGGCTGCTCGGCGATGCGGAGCGGATCGAGAGCGTGGCGATCACCCTGCGCGCGCGCCTGGACGAGGCCTCTCACCAGGTGAGTGGCACCGTGCGGGTCGGCACACCCGAGGCCTTCGGAACCACCTTCCTCGCGCCACGCCTCGCCCAGCTCTTCGCCGCCCAGCCGGCGCTCGAGATCGAACTCGTGGCCAATCCGCGGAGCTTCAGCCTGTCGAAGCGCGAAGCCGATCTCGCCGTCACCCTGACTCGACCGGAGACCGGCCGGCTCTTCGCCCGCAAACTCGTCGATTACGCGCTCGGCCTCTACGCGGCGCGCAGCTACGCGGAGGCTGCGGAGGCGATCCGCACGGTGGACGACCTGCATCGCCACCGCTGGGTCGGGTACGTCGAGGATCTGCTCTGGACGAGCGAACTCAACTATCTCCCACAGGTCTCGTCCGCGATCCACCCGCAGGCGCGGATCTCGAATGTCATTACTCAGATGGAGGCGGTGCGCGGGGGAGCGGGCCTTGGCATCCTGCCGCACTTCCTGGCCCGCGGCCACCCGGACCTCATCGCCGTCCTTCCGCAGGAGGTGCGGATCGTTCGGGCCTACTGGCTCATCGCTCATGCGGATACTCGCGACCTTCCGCGAGTCAGGCTGGTCTCGGAGTTCCTGACTCGGCAGGCCGAGGCCGCTGGCGATGCCTTCTGGCTGGCCGCACCATAG
- a CDS encoding cytochrome C oxidase subunit IV family protein, producing MHAAGSQGTGESHSIRLYFLVWGWLFVLSACSYLVDYFHLEGALRWSLILLFMIVKAGLIVAVFMHLAWERLALIYAILVPPTAILIFVTIMSFESNYTLFTRIAYSGH from the coding sequence ATGCACGCGGCTGGAAGCCAGGGCACGGGCGAGAGCCACTCGATCCGGCTCTATTTCCTCGTCTGGGGCTGGCTGTTCGTGCTGAGCGCCTGCTCCTATCTGGTCGATTATTTTCATCTCGAGGGCGCCCTGCGCTGGTCGCTGATCCTCCTGTTCATGATCGTCAAGGCAGGGCTCATCGTGGCCGTGTTCATGCATCTTGCCTGGGAGCGATTGGCCTTGATCTACGCGATCCTAGTGCCACCGACTGCGATCCTGATCTTCGTCACAATCATGAGCTTCGAGTCGAACTACACGCTGTTCACGCGGATCGCGTATTCTGGACATTGA
- a CDS encoding heme-copper oxidase subunit III family protein: protein MSSAESPPTRRQRLSDEWGADRQAFTGASWRKAMMWIFLLSDTFVFGCFLVGYMTVRMSTMVPWPNPSEVFSLEIGHAKLPLLLIAIMTFVLISSSGTMAMAVAYGYRRDRRTTALLMGVTALLGATFVGMQAFEWTKLIREGVRPWSNPWGAHQFGSTFFMITGFHGTHVTIGVIVLLIIARKVWRGDFDTGRRGFFTSQRGRYENVEIVGLYWHFVDLVWVFIFALFYLW, encoded by the coding sequence ATGAGTTCCGCGGAGAGCCCGCCGACCCGGCGGCAGCGCCTCTCGGACGAGTGGGGAGCCGACCGCCAGGCCTTCACCGGCGCCTCGTGGCGCAAAGCCATGATGTGGATCTTCCTCCTCAGCGACACCTTCGTCTTTGGCTGCTTTCTCGTCGGCTACATGACGGTCCGCATGTCGACGATGGTGCCATGGCCGAATCCGAGCGAGGTCTTCTCGCTTGAGATCGGGCACGCGAAGCTGCCCCTGCTTCTGATCGCTATCATGACCTTTGTGCTGATCTCCAGCAGCGGCACCATGGCAATGGCGGTCGCGTATGGCTATCGGCGTGACCGCCGGACAACGGCCCTGCTCATGGGAGTCACCGCGCTGCTCGGCGCCACCTTCGTGGGCATGCAGGCTTTCGAGTGGACGAAGCTGATCCGCGAGGGCGTGCGCCCCTGGTCAAACCCCTGGGGAGCGCATCAGTTCGGCTCGACATTCTTCATGATTACCGGGTTCCACGGCACCCACGTGACCATCGGCGTCATCGTGCTGTTGATCATCGCCCGGAAAGTCTGGCGGGGTGATTTCGACACCGGTCGACGCGGTTTCTTCACGAGCCAGCGCGGGCGCTACGAGAACGTTGAGATCGTCGGCTTGTACTGGCACTTCGTCGACCTCGTCTGGGTTTTCATTTTCGCCCTGTTCTATCTCTGGTAG
- a CDS encoding cytochrome c oxidase subunit 3, whose amino-acid sequence MTLVLLYLAGLGAIAARWLARQQLTAKPWLISDPLDPGGSGLSEPARRLSEADLRMAKQATGHRPGAGPPAVLAPGREMGAAKLGLGVFLAAVGLLFALLIAAYGMRVPPGSARIPVDPRLLWLSTGLLAVASLALHGAGAAERRGDSDGAQVALRVAAVAGVMFLGGQGLAWRLLWEAGLGRTADAAGSFFYLITALHGLHLAGGIAALGLITLAAPRAGSRARVSGRIDLCILYWDALLAIWLVVFGFLFRTPWSGLIDAVCRPV is encoded by the coding sequence GTGACCCTGGTGCTCCTCTATCTCGCGGGGCTCGGCGCCATCGCGGCGCGGTGGCTGGCGCGGCAGCAGCTCACCGCCAAGCCCTGGCTGATCTCGGATCCGCTCGATCCAGGCGGATCCGGGCTCAGCGAGCCGGCGCGGCGCCTGAGCGAAGCCGATCTCCGCATGGCGAAGCAAGCAACCGGACATCGTCCGGGGGCCGGCCCGCCCGCGGTCCTGGCGCCGGGACGAGAGATGGGGGCCGCCAAGCTGGGTCTCGGGGTCTTCCTGGCTGCGGTGGGTCTGCTCTTCGCGCTGCTGATCGCGGCCTACGGAATGCGGGTGCCGCCCGGAAGCGCGCGGATCCCGGTCGATCCGCGCCTTCTCTGGCTCAGTACAGGCCTCCTGGCCGTCGCGAGCCTCGCGCTCCACGGGGCAGGAGCGGCAGAGCGGCGAGGCGACTCGGACGGGGCGCAAGTCGCGCTCCGCGTCGCGGCGGTGGCAGGTGTCATGTTTCTCGGCGGACAGGGCCTCGCATGGAGGCTGCTCTGGGAGGCGGGGCTCGGGCGCACGGCAGATGCCGCGGGATCCTTCTTCTACCTGATCACAGCCCTGCACGGCCTGCACCTCGCAGGCGGCATCGCCGCCCTCGGGTTGATCACGCTCGCCGCTCCACGGGCCGGATCGCGGGCGCGGGTGAGCGGGAGAATCGATCTCTGCATCCTCTACTGGGACGCGCTCCTGGCGATCTGGCTCGTCGTTTTCGGATTCCTGTTCAGGACACCGTGGTCGGGTCTCATCGACGCCGTGTGCCGCCCCGTCTGA
- the ctaD gene encoding cytochrome c oxidase subunit I, giving the protein MADTPVGTAGPFPGSELDEVELYHPHSWLTRYVFSQDAKVIAVQYAGTAMAIGLVALVLSWLIRLQLGFPGLLSFIGPSEYYQFITMHGMIMVVYLLTALFLGGFGNYLIPLMLGARDMAFPYVNMLSYWIYLLAVLVLVASFFAPGGPTGAGWTLYPPQAILSGTPGQEWGIVLMLASLILFIIGFTMGGVNYVVTVLQARAPGMTLMRMPLTIWGIFTATVLALLAFPALFVGAVMMLLDRLLGTSFFMPAIIEAGQRLKYGGGTPILFQHLFWFFGHPEVYIVALPAFGIVSDLISTHARKNIFGYRMMVWAIVAIGALSFVVWAHHMYVSGMNPYFGFFFATTTLIIAVPTAIKVYNWILTLWQGDIHLTVPMLFAIAFIVTFLNGGLTGLFLGNVVVDVPLSDTLFVVAHFHMVMGVAPILVIFGGIYHWYPKVTGRMLDERLGRVHFWVTFLGAYAIFFPMHYLGLLGVPRRYFEITGLGFVPDSVASLNAFISVAAFLVGAAQVVFLGNLIRSLTRGAPAGSNPWRATTLEWQTPETPPAHGNWGAQLPVVYRWPYDYSVPGADQDFVPQNQPGPLPGGAAP; this is encoded by the coding sequence ATGGCCGATACGCCTGTCGGGACCGCAGGTCCCTTCCCGGGTTCGGAACTGGATGAGGTCGAGCTGTATCACCCGCACAGCTGGCTCACGCGCTACGTCTTCAGTCAGGATGCCAAGGTCATCGCCGTCCAGTATGCCGGCACCGCCATGGCGATCGGCCTCGTGGCCCTCGTCTTGTCCTGGCTCATCCGGCTCCAGCTCGGCTTCCCGGGCCTCCTCTCTTTTATCGGACCCTCCGAGTACTACCAGTTCATTACCATGCACGGAATGATCATGGTGGTGTACCTGCTGACGGCCCTGTTCCTCGGCGGCTTCGGCAATTACCTGATCCCACTGATGCTCGGCGCACGGGACATGGCATTTCCTTACGTAAATATGCTGAGCTACTGGATTTACCTGCTTGCCGTGCTGGTGCTGGTGGCCAGCTTCTTCGCGCCTGGCGGGCCGACCGGCGCCGGATGGACCCTCTATCCGCCCCAGGCCATCCTCTCGGGCACGCCCGGGCAGGAATGGGGCATCGTGCTGATGCTCGCCTCGCTCATCCTGTTCATCATCGGCTTCACGATGGGCGGGGTGAACTACGTCGTGACGGTGCTGCAGGCGCGGGCACCCGGAATGACGCTGATGCGCATGCCACTCACGATCTGGGGCATCTTCACGGCGACGGTCCTGGCCCTGCTCGCCTTCCCGGCCCTGTTTGTCGGGGCCGTGATGATGCTTCTCGATCGCCTCCTCGGGACAAGCTTCTTCATGCCCGCCATCATCGAGGCCGGGCAGCGCCTCAAGTACGGCGGCGGCACGCCGATTCTGTTCCAGCACCTGTTCTGGTTCTTCGGCCATCCCGAGGTCTACATCGTGGCTCTGCCGGCCTTCGGCATCGTCTCCGACCTCATCAGCACGCATGCCCGAAAGAACATATTCGGCTATAGAATGATGGTTTGGGCGATCGTCGCGATCGGCGCTCTCAGCTTCGTGGTCTGGGCGCACCATATGTACGTGAGCGGCATGAACCCGTATTTCGGATTCTTCTTCGCGACGACCACGCTCATCATCGCGGTGCCGACCGCCATCAAGGTCTACAACTGGATCTTGACGCTGTGGCAGGGTGACATTCACCTTACGGTCCCAATGCTGTTCGCGATCGCGTTCATCGTGACGTTCCTGAACGGCGGCCTCACCGGCCTGTTCCTCGGCAACGTCGTCGTTGATGTCCCGCTCTCGGACACCCTGTTCGTGGTCGCCCATTTTCACATGGTGATGGGCGTCGCGCCGATCCTCGTGATCTTCGGCGGAATTTATCATTGGTACCCCAAGGTGACCGGGCGGATGCTCGACGAGCGGCTCGGCCGTGTGCACTTCTGGGTCACGTTCCTGGGTGCCTACGCGATCTTCTTTCCGATGCATTATCTCGGACTGCTCGGCGTGCCGCGACGCTACTTCGAGATCACGGGGCTCGGCTTCGTCCCCGACTCGGTCGCCTCGCTCAACGCCTTCATCAGCGTGGCGGCCTTCCTGGTCGGAGCCGCGCAGGTCGTGTTCCTGGGCAATCTGATCCGGAGCCTCACGCGCGGGGCGCCCGCCGGAAGCAATCCCTGGCGCGCCACGACCCTGGAGTGGCAGACACCCGAGACCCCGCCCGCGCACGGCAATTGGGGCGCGCAGCTGCCCGTCGTGTATCGCTGGCCCTACGATTACAGCGTGCCCGGCGCCGACCAGGATTTCGTGCCGCAGAACCAGCCCGGCCCACTTCCGGGGGGAGCGGCGCCGTGA
- a CDS encoding cytochrome c oxidase subunit II has product MAMPLVLVLIALGSVAFHLLSPWWWTPIASNWGYIDTTLIITFWITGTVFTLIVLFIAYCLARFRHRPGQRAAYEPESRRLEGWLTAVTALGVAAMLAPGLAVWAQFVRVPDSASQVEVVAQQWRWSYRLPGADGRLGAAGIQFVSDTNPLGLDPDDPAGQDDVVIDEGDLHLPLGRPVKLLLRSFDVVHDFYVPEFRAKMDVIPGTVTYFWFTPTRTGAFDAICNEVCGVNHYAMRGRVVVDAEPAYRTWLDQQKTFSNFAARPTREPRDAGLRRRMAEDH; this is encoded by the coding sequence CTGGCCATGCCGCTGGTTCTCGTGCTTATCGCCCTCGGCTCGGTCGCCTTCCATCTCCTCAGCCCATGGTGGTGGACGCCGATCGCATCCAACTGGGGCTACATAGACACGACGCTCATCATCACGTTCTGGATCACGGGCACCGTCTTTACGCTGATCGTGCTGTTCATCGCCTATTGTCTTGCCCGCTTCCGCCATCGCCCCGGGCAACGGGCGGCCTATGAGCCGGAGAGCCGGCGTCTCGAGGGCTGGCTCACGGCGGTCACGGCGCTCGGCGTGGCGGCGATGCTGGCCCCGGGTCTCGCGGTCTGGGCGCAGTTCGTGCGAGTCCCGGACTCGGCCTCCCAGGTCGAGGTCGTCGCCCAGCAATGGCGCTGGAGCTACCGCCTGCCCGGCGCCGATGGGCGCTTGGGTGCCGCCGGGATCCAGTTCGTCAGCGACACGAATCCGCTCGGCCTCGATCCGGACGACCCGGCCGGGCAGGACGACGTCGTGATCGACGAGGGCGACCTGCACCTCCCGCTCGGGCGGCCCGTGAAGCTGCTGCTCCGCTCGTTCGACGTGGTACACGACTTCTACGTTCCGGAATTCCGGGCCAAGATGGACGTGATCCCCGGGACGGTGACCTATTTCTGGTTCACGCCGACCCGGACGGGCGCTTTCGACGCGATCTGCAACGAGGTCTGCGGCGTCAACCATTACGCCATGCGCGGACGCGTGGTTGTGGACGCGGAGCCCGCTTACCGGACTTGGCTCGACCAGCAGAAGACTTTCTCGAACTTCGCCGCCCGACCCACCAGGGAACCACGCGACGCCGGCCTCCGACGACGGATGGCCGAGGACCACTGA
- a CDS encoding DUF2189 domain-containing protein, protein MTMLHAEYSHQTFVRPRLRSITRQDLLTALARGFEDFVAMPTHVIFLIAIYPIAGIIIAAVIFEYDLIPILFPLASGFALIGPFAAVGLYELSRRREQGLDTAWTHAYELLTGRNGGAIAAVGFLLMLILIAWLIAAMGLYWALFGRATHDSVFAFAEEVLTTPRGWMLIVFGNLVGAAFSLVALAVSAVSFPLIIDRGADAGTAIETSVALLQENPLVMILWGLIVAGLLVIGMVPLFVGLALVLPILGHATWHLYRRAVLP, encoded by the coding sequence ATGACGATGCTTCATGCCGAGTACTCACACCAGACATTCGTGCGTCCGCGCCTGCGCTCGATCACTCGCCAGGACCTTCTGACGGCCCTGGCAAGAGGATTTGAAGATTTCGTGGCAATGCCGACGCATGTGATCTTCCTCATCGCCATTTACCCCATAGCGGGCATCATCATCGCGGCCGTGATCTTCGAGTATGATCTCATCCCGATCCTCTTCCCGCTCGCCTCCGGTTTCGCGTTGATCGGCCCCTTCGCGGCGGTCGGGCTCTACGAGCTGAGCCGGCGGCGGGAGCAGGGCCTCGACACCGCTTGGACCCATGCCTACGAGCTCCTGACCGGCCGGAACGGCGGAGCGATCGCGGCGGTCGGGTTCCTTCTGATGTTGATTCTCATCGCTTGGCTCATCGCTGCGATGGGGCTGTATTGGGCTCTCTTCGGCCGAGCGACGCACGACTCGGTGTTCGCGTTCGCCGAGGAGGTGCTGACAACCCCGAGGGGCTGGATGCTGATCGTGTTCGGCAACCTCGTCGGCGCAGCCTTCTCGCTTGTCGCGCTCGCGGTCAGCGCGGTGTCGTTCCCGCTGATCATCGACCGAGGAGCCGATGCCGGGACGGCGATCGAGACGTCGGTGGCGCTGTTGCAGGAGAACCCGCTCGTGATGATCCTCTGGGGCCTCATCGTTGCGGGCCTGCTGGTCATCGGCATGGTGCCGCTCTTCGTCGGGCTCGCACTCGTTCTGCCGATCCTAGGGCACGCAACGTGGCACCTCTACCGGCGTGCCGTGCTTCCCTGA
- a CDS encoding EAL domain-containing protein: MLLENDEARDACDDGTGTEQGNAALLPAVLETMDQGLMMIDAEGVVRVCNGRVIEMLDLPPEMMRAQPSFDQVRQYQLGRDEFRRSPKEFRQWVADTGLRPRHHVYERERPNGRILEIRTVPLPGGGAVRTYTDITDRKRAEQQVAASEARYRALADGLPQMVWVMRASDGELLYRNARFAHYYGEIGTARGERVERSHPDDAARVAAEWARCRAEGCPFEIEVRLRRHDGVHRWHKLVKIPVRHAGETVEFLGTALDIEEIVAGREALRVTTDRLRLAQEAAGAGLFDWSLIDGSALLSPETLRLFNLPEDRATRVTQAEWAAAMHPDDLPVLAAETRRAVATGTTLRVEFRIPLPDGSDRWIMGTGRVMADGDGRAVRVVGISIDVTDRKRAEQARQASEAALRVSEERLALALESGSDGLWDCDLTTGTSWVSDQWLTMLGYRKGELDAGYETWLRLLHPDDREAVLARVRDHLEGRTPSYECEQRMRRKDGGWAWILERGKVVSRAPDGTARRVVGTHIDITARKEAEARVTHMARHDTLTDLPNRALFRERLEQRLAEIRRHGGHCVLLALDLDAFKAVNDSLGHLAGDALLREIARRFRSVLRAEDTVARLGGDEFAILLGGTPRLESVMDFAERLVASVREPVTLEGQQVGVGVSIGIAIGPEHGEDADTLFRHADRALYRAKSDGRNTFRFFEPAMDRAAEERRRLELDLQLALRRGEFVLHYQPVLDVASRAIVAVEALVRWNHPTRGQLGPGVFIPLAEETGLIVALGEWVLRTATRDARHLPEHVRVAVNISAVQVRHASLGQTVRAALDAAALSPDRLELEITESVLMGDSSLVRDALSGLRELGTHLALDDFGTGYSSLSYLRQYPFDRLKVDRSFIASIPDQGTVTILRAIVGLGTGLGMTVTAEGVETPAQFAFVEAEGCAQVQGYLTGKPQPLPDLLATLEGRNDQPPLQDTFPPSPTLKPRSPKAVEPLTRRP; encoded by the coding sequence ATGCTCCTTGAGAATGACGAGGCGCGCGACGCCTGCGACGATGGGACGGGGACGGAACAGGGCAATGCTGCCCTCCTCCCGGCCGTCCTGGAGACCATGGATCAGGGTCTCATGATGATCGACGCCGAGGGTGTCGTGCGCGTCTGCAACGGCCGCGTCATCGAGATGCTCGATCTGCCTCCCGAGATGATGCGGGCGCAGCCCAGCTTCGACCAGGTGCGCCAGTACCAGCTCGGTCGGGATGAGTTCCGCCGCTCTCCGAAGGAATTCCGCCAGTGGGTCGCGGATACCGGATTGAGGCCGCGCCACCACGTCTACGAGCGGGAGCGACCCAACGGCCGCATCCTGGAAATCCGCACCGTGCCCCTCCCCGGGGGCGGCGCCGTCCGCACCTACACCGACATCACCGACCGCAAGCGCGCCGAGCAGCAGGTCGCCGCCAGCGAGGCCCGCTACCGCGCCCTCGCCGACGGCCTGCCGCAGATGGTCTGGGTCATGCGCGCCAGCGATGGCGAGTTGCTCTACCGCAACGCGCGCTTCGCGCACTACTACGGCGAGATCGGCACCGCGCGGGGGGAGCGCGTGGAGCGCAGCCACCCCGACGACGCCGCGCGGGTCGCGGCGGAGTGGGCGCGGTGCCGGGCCGAGGGCTGCCCCTTCGAGATCGAGGTGCGCCTGCGCCGCCACGACGGCGTCCATCGCTGGCACAAGCTCGTCAAGATCCCGGTGCGCCACGCGGGCGAGACGGTGGAGTTCCTCGGCACCGCCCTCGACATCGAGGAGATCGTCGCTGGTCGCGAGGCCCTGCGGGTCACGACCGACCGGCTGCGCCTCGCCCAGGAGGCGGCCGGTGCTGGCCTGTTCGACTGGAGCCTGATCGACGGCAGCGCCCTGCTCTCGCCGGAGACGCTGCGGCTGTTCAACCTGCCCGAGGACCGCGCGACGCGGGTCACGCAGGCGGAGTGGGCTGCCGCCATGCACCCGGACGACCTGCCGGTGCTGGCGGCCGAGACCCGGCGGGCGGTCGCCACCGGCACGACCCTGCGAGTCGAGTTCCGAATTCCCCTGCCGGACGGGTCCGATCGCTGGATCATGGGCACGGGCCGGGTGATGGCGGACGGGGATGGGCGCGCCGTCCGCGTGGTCGGCATCAGCATCGACGTCACGGACCGCAAGAGGGCCGAGCAGGCGCGGCAGGCCAGCGAGGCCGCGCTGCGGGTCAGCGAGGAGCGCCTCGCCCTCGCCCTGGAGAGCGGCAGCGACGGCCTGTGGGACTGCGACCTCACCACCGGCACGTCCTGGGTCTCCGACCAGTGGCTGACGATGCTCGGGTACCGGAAGGGTGAGCTCGACGCGGGCTACGAGACGTGGCTGCGCCTGCTGCACCCGGACGACAGGGAGGCGGTGCTGGCGCGCGTGCGCGACCACCTGGAGGGCCGCACACCGAGCTACGAGTGCGAGCAGCGCATGCGCCGCAAGGACGGCGGCTGGGCCTGGATCCTGGAACGCGGCAAGGTCGTCTCGCGGGCGCCGGACGGCACCGCCCGGAGGGTGGTGGGCACCCACATCGACATCACCGCGCGCAAGGAGGCCGAGGCGCGGGTCACCCACATGGCCCGCCACGACACCCTCACGGACCTGCCCAACCGGGCGCTCTTCCGCGAGCGCCTGGAGCAGCGGCTGGCCGAGATCCGCCGCCACGGCGGGCACTGCGTGCTGCTGGCGCTCGACCTCGACGCCTTCAAGGCCGTGAACGACAGCCTCGGTCACCTCGCGGGCGACGCCCTGCTGCGCGAGATCGCCCGGCGGTTTCGGTCGGTGCTGCGCGCGGAGGACACCGTCGCCCGGCTCGGCGGCGACGAGTTCGCGATCCTTCTCGGCGGCACGCCCCGCCTGGAGAGCGTCATGGACTTCGCCGAGCGGCTGGTCGCGTCCGTGCGCGAGCCGGTCACGCTGGAGGGGCAGCAGGTCGGCGTCGGCGTGAGCATCGGCATCGCGATCGGCCCCGAGCACGGGGAGGATGCCGACACGCTGTTCCGGCACGCCGACCGCGCGCTCTACCGCGCGAAGAGCGACGGGCGGAACACCTTCCGGTTCTTCGAGCCCGCGATGGACAGGGCGGCCGAGGAGCGCCGCCGGCTCGAACTCGACCTGCAGCTCGCCCTGCGGCGCGGCGAGTTCGTGCTGCACTACCAGCCGGTCCTCGACGTCGCCTCCCGGGCGATCGTCGCGGTCGAGGCGCTGGTGCGCTGGAACCACCCGACCCGTGGCCAGCTCGGCCCGGGCGTGTTCATCCCCCTCGCGGAGGAGACGGGTCTGATCGTGGCGCTCGGCGAGTGGGTGCTGCGGACCGCCACCCGGGACGCGCGGCACCTGCCGGAGCACGTGCGGGTGGCGGTCAACATCTCCGCAGTCCAGGTCCGGCACGCCAGCCTCGGGCAGACCGTGCGGGCGGCCCTCGACGCCGCCGCGCTCTCTCCGGACCGACTGGAGCTCGAGATCACCGAGAGCGTGCTGATGGGCGACAGCAGCCTGGTGCGGGACGCGCTGTCCGGGCTGCGCGAGCTCGGGACCCATCTGGCGCTGGACGATTTCGGGACGGGGTACTCGTCCCTGAGCTACTTGCGGCAGTACCCGTTCGATCGGCTCAAGGTGGACCGCTCGTTCATCGCCTCGATCCCGGACCAGGGGACGGTGACGATCCTGCGGGCGATCGTCGGCCTGGGCACGGGGCTCGGCATGACCGTGACGGCCGAGGGTGTGGAGACGCCCGCGCAGTTCGCCTTCGTGGAGGCCGAGGGCTGCGCGCAGGTGCAGGGCTACCTGACCGGCAAGCCGCAGCCCCTCCCTGACCTGCTGGCGACCCTTGAGGGACGCAACGACCAGCCTCCTCTGCAGGACACCTTTCCGCCCTCGCCGACACTGAAACCTCGCTCGCCGAAAGCCGTTGAGCCACTGACCCGCAGGCCGTGA
- a CDS encoding Hsp20/alpha crystallin family protein — MQEIILNSWRTSSMARNPLTPFSGGLIGGGDPFLSLHREMNRLFDDVFRGASLPASGGQGTGAGGFIAAHINVSETDKEIRVTAELPGVTDKDIDVSLDDNVLTIRGEKKFEQSQGGEKENFHFVERSYGTFQRSLRLPFPVDPEQVKASFEHGVLTIALPKTAQQERSRRIQVQSAGGPQGGGSGGQGMSEAQGTSPQSSQGGSGA; from the coding sequence TTGCAGGAGATCATCCTCAACAGCTGGAGGACTTCGAGCATGGCGCGCAATCCTCTCACTCCCTTCTCCGGCGGCCTGATCGGGGGCGGTGACCCCTTCCTGTCTCTCCACCGCGAGATGAACCGGCTGTTCGACGACGTCTTTCGCGGCGCCAGCCTGCCGGCCTCCGGAGGTCAGGGCACGGGCGCGGGCGGCTTCATCGCCGCCCACATCAACGTGTCGGAGACCGACAAGGAGATCCGGGTGACCGCCGAGCTGCCCGGCGTGACGGACAAGGACATCGACGTCAGCCTCGATGACAACGTGCTGACGATCCGGGGCGAGAAGAAGTTCGAGCAGAGTCAGGGTGGCGAGAAGGAGAACTTCCATTTCGTCGAGCGCTCCTACGGCACCTTCCAGCGCTCGCTGCGGCTGCCCTTCCCTGTTGATCCGGAGCAGGTCAAGGCCAGCTTCGAGCACGGCGTGCTCACGATTGCTCTGCCCAAGACCGCGCAACAGGAGCGCTCGCGCAGGATCCAGGTCCAGAGTGCCGGAGGCCCGCAGGGCGGCGGGTCGGGCGGCCAGGGCATGAGCGAGGCCCAGGGCACCTCCCCGCAGAGCAGCCAGGGCGGATCCGGAGCCTAG